One genomic segment of Salinigranum rubrum includes these proteins:
- a CDS encoding CaiB/BaiF CoA transferase family protein — MTDATRDTDASRDGRDPLGDDGSDRPLADTVVVELGHIVAGPFCSLLLADLGATVVKVEHPDGGDVTRDSSPLGNASFNYVNRDKVSVTLDLKAEGGREVFLDLVREADVLVENYGPGTTERLGVGYDDLREVNPRLVYCAVKGFNDGPYSDYPALDPVAEALSGLMSVTGYPDHPPARCGTSIADMAAALYGALSVVAALRQRERTGEGQKVSAPLFESTVALMGYWLAYVQAYDADPEPLGAGHSNWAPYDVFRTARDENPTATESGKSRDERTSRDENWVFIGPSSQRQWEALCDALDLTLDDREEYATRERRLEHKHALNAELEEALRSFSRSEVLERLREAGVPVAPVNDVRAVAADPHLVATDALTKVESVEGARARVDVPRYPVRSTAFDRRESASPPELGGDTETVLRSLGYSDERIAELAADGVV; from the coding sequence ATGACCGACGCGACACGAGACACCGACGCGTCACGGGACGGACGCGACCCGCTCGGCGACGACGGGAGCGACCGCCCGCTCGCGGACACGGTCGTCGTCGAACTCGGCCACATCGTCGCCGGTCCGTTCTGTTCGCTCCTCCTCGCGGACCTCGGCGCGACGGTCGTGAAGGTCGAACACCCGGACGGCGGCGACGTCACCCGCGATTCGAGCCCGCTCGGCAACGCCTCGTTCAACTACGTCAACCGCGACAAGGTGAGCGTCACGCTCGACCTCAAAGCCGAGGGGGGACGAGAGGTGTTCCTCGACCTCGTTCGTGAGGCCGACGTCCTCGTCGAGAACTACGGACCGGGGACGACAGAGCGTCTCGGCGTCGGCTACGACGACCTCCGCGAGGTCAATCCACGACTCGTCTACTGCGCGGTCAAGGGGTTCAACGACGGTCCCTACTCGGACTACCCGGCGCTCGACCCGGTCGCGGAGGCGCTGTCGGGGCTGATGAGCGTCACGGGCTACCCCGACCACCCGCCCGCGCGGTGTGGGACCAGCATCGCCGACATGGCCGCGGCGCTGTACGGCGCGCTCTCCGTCGTCGCCGCGCTCCGCCAGCGCGAGCGCACGGGCGAGGGACAGAAGGTGTCGGCCCCGCTGTTCGAGTCCACCGTGGCCCTGATGGGCTACTGGCTCGCGTACGTCCAGGCGTACGACGCCGACCCCGAACCCCTCGGCGCGGGCCACTCGAACTGGGCGCCCTACGACGTCTTCCGGACGGCGAGGGACGAGAACCCGACCGCTACTGAATCCGGGAAATCGAGGGACGAGCGGACGAGTCGAGACGAGAACTGGGTGTTCATCGGACCGTCCTCACAGCGACAGTGGGAGGCGCTCTGTGACGCGCTCGACCTCACGCTCGACGACCGCGAGGAGTACGCCACCCGCGAGAGGCGACTCGAACACAAGCACGCGCTCAACGCCGAGTTGGAAGAGGCGCTCCGGTCGTTCTCGCGGTCGGAGGTTCTCGAACGCCTCCGCGAGGCCGGCGTCCCGGTGGCCCCCGTCAACGACGTCCGGGCCGTGGCCGCCGACCCACACCTCGTCGCCACCGACGCCCTGACGAAGGTCGAATCCGTCGAAGGCGCTCGGGCCCGGGTCGACGTCCCGCGCTATCCGGTTCGGTCGACGGCGTTCGACCGACGCGAGAGCGCGTCGCCCCCGGAACTCGGCGGCGACACCGAGACCGTACTCCGGTCGCTGGGGTACTCCGACGAGCGCATCGCCGAGCTGGCCGCGGACGGCGTCGTGTGA
- a CDS encoding ABC transporter ATP-binding protein produces MARAIHLDNVTKEFRTGSTTHVAVDDVSLEIPEGSFATFVGPSGCGKTTTLRMIAGLETPTSGTIRFGDTDVTDLPPQRRNVAMVFQSIALYPHMSVRENIGYGLKIHGVDRADRNERIEEAAETLRITDQLDKMPAELSGGQQQRVALGGAFVQDPDVLLLDEPMSDLDAKLKAELRVEVQRLHQEMDATVVYVTHDQTEAMTMSDYVVLLEDGHLAQFDPPMTLFDRPSSSYVASFIGTPATNTLACTVERTSDAPDAAGTSGTDGECVVVGHGFRLPVGDALSAHVGERVTLGIRPQYIHPDGGAYSLDVEVEVVEPLGTEAVIHGRTAEGDRLDVVTDSHAVERFAPGETFRAGFDRTDVFVFGPDGETLLFGADLVTDGQPSSPEQ; encoded by the coding sequence ATGGCACGCGCTATCCACCTCGACAACGTCACCAAGGAGTTTCGCACCGGTTCGACCACCCACGTCGCCGTCGACGACGTCTCGCTGGAGATACCCGAAGGCTCCTTCGCGACGTTCGTCGGCCCCTCCGGCTGTGGGAAGACGACCACGCTTCGAATGATCGCGGGGCTCGAAACGCCGACGAGCGGGACGATTCGGTTCGGCGACACCGACGTCACCGACCTCCCGCCCCAGCGGCGCAACGTGGCGATGGTGTTCCAGAGCATCGCCCTGTACCCCCACATGAGCGTCCGCGAGAACATCGGCTACGGCCTGAAGATACACGGCGTCGACAGGGCCGACCGAAACGAACGAATCGAGGAGGCCGCGGAGACGCTCCGCATCACGGACCAACTCGACAAGATGCCCGCCGAACTGTCGGGAGGGCAGCAACAGCGCGTCGCCCTCGGCGGCGCGTTCGTTCAGGACCCCGACGTCCTCCTCTTGGACGAACCGATGTCGGACCTCGACGCGAAGCTGAAGGCCGAACTCCGAGTGGAAGTCCAGCGACTCCACCAGGAGATGGACGCCACCGTCGTCTACGTCACGCACGACCAGACGGAGGCGATGACGATGAGCGACTACGTCGTCCTCCTCGAAGACGGCCACCTCGCGCAGTTCGACCCGCCGATGACGCTGTTCGACCGTCCCTCCTCCTCGTACGTCGCGAGCTTCATCGGCACCCCCGCGACCAACACGCTCGCCTGCACCGTCGAACGCACCTCCGACGCCCCCGACGCCGCCGGTACGTCGGGCACCGACGGCGAGTGCGTCGTCGTCGGCCACGGCTTCCGTCTCCCGGTCGGTGACGCGCTCTCCGCGCACGTCGGCGAGCGGGTCACGCTCGGCATCCGACCCCAGTACATCCATCCCGACGGGGGCGCGTACAGCCTCGACGTCGAAGTCGAGGTCGTCGAACCCCTCGGCACCGAGGCCGTCATCCACGGGCGGACCGCCGAGGGTGACCGCCTCGACGTGGTGACCGACTCACACGCCGTCGAACGGTTCGCGCCCGGCGAGACCTTCCGGGCCGGCTTCGACCGGACCGACGTGTTCGTGTTCGGCCCCGACGGCGAGACGCTCCTGTTCGGTGCCGACCTCGTGACCGACGGCCAGCCCTCCTCGCCCGAGCAATGA
- a CDS encoding carbohydrate ABC transporter permease — MASDTERAATADVARGDVGGDHLLSHRTQRRLRRVFLYVVALVVATFVTIPVYVMVVIAFQSPATTFAGGNVNLLPSEVTLRNFRVLFDTTLTATYFRNSLLVTGGSTLLSTAIAVTAGYGLTRFDFRGKGIAARAVLFTYMFSPIVLAIPLYVVFFSLGLLNNLFALTLALSAVSAPFTIWLMWQYFQTVPIALEESAWVRGASRWRTVWDVVLPVARPGYISAAIFAFAVAWNDFTMARVVLSQDEKYTITVGASLFLDRVSIGWAETMAVSLLISIPPFLIALFLQNYLLQGFSVGGLE; from the coding sequence ATGGCCTCCGACACCGAACGTGCCGCGACTGCCGACGTCGCACGAGGCGACGTCGGCGGCGACCACCTGCTCTCGCACCGCACCCAGCGTCGGCTCAGACGGGTCTTCCTCTACGTCGTCGCGCTCGTGGTCGCGACGTTCGTTACCATCCCCGTCTACGTCATGGTCGTCATCGCCTTCCAGTCGCCCGCGACGACGTTCGCCGGCGGCAACGTCAACCTCCTCCCCAGCGAGGTGACGCTCCGGAACTTCCGGGTGCTCTTCGACACGACGCTGACGGCCACGTACTTCCGGAACAGCCTGCTCGTCACGGGCGGGTCGACGCTCCTGTCGACGGCCATCGCGGTCACCGCCGGCTACGGTCTCACCCGGTTCGACTTCCGCGGGAAGGGCATCGCCGCCCGCGCGGTGCTCTTCACCTACATGTTCAGCCCCATCGTCCTCGCCATCCCCCTCTACGTGGTGTTCTTCTCGCTCGGCCTGCTCAACAACCTCTTCGCGCTGACGCTCGCGCTGTCGGCCGTCTCCGCGCCCTTCACCATCTGGCTGATGTGGCAGTACTTCCAGACGGTCCCCATCGCGCTGGAGGAGTCGGCGTGGGTCCGCGGCGCGAGTCGCTGGCGGACGGTGTGGGACGTCGTCCTCCCCGTCGCCCGGCCCGGCTACATCTCCGCCGCCATCTTCGCGTTCGCCGTCGCCTGGAACGACTTCACCATGGCCCGCGTCGTCCTCTCCCAGGACGAGAAGTACACCATCACGGTCGGTGCCAGCCTCTTTCTCGACCGGGTGAGCATCGGCTGGGCCGAGACGATGGCCGTCTCACTCCTCATCTCTATCCCGCCGTTTCTCATCGCGCTGTTCCTCCAGAACTACCTGCTCCAGGGGTTCAGCGTCGGAGGCCTCGAATAA
- a CDS encoding carbohydrate ABC transporter permease: MSTTRERTGGARSLTERVDSTTLLLAVCLVPLAAFFLVVWVVPILYALGMSLFEAPVRNPQFVGFGNYVAVVTDDGFVNAFTNSIVYAVSTTVLSLLLGLGLALAINQRIRGGVALRTLMIFPYLLPTLVVIFLWKFVLDPNIGILNQYLVDWGLFEEPIAFFSTLTWAMPAVVITSVWKFASFAFFILLARLQSIDPDLYERARVEGASSWQAFRDITFPHLRGAILIILLVRGIWMFNKFDIIYLSTRGGPLDATTTLPIRVFEIAFEQVAFGQATALAGVMFFFLAAVAVVYFTVFTPAEEVTG; the protein is encoded by the coding sequence ATGAGTACGACTCGTGAGCGGACGGGGGGAGCGCGGTCACTCACCGAGCGGGTCGACAGCACCACGCTCCTCCTCGCCGTCTGCTTGGTTCCGCTCGCCGCCTTCTTCCTCGTCGTCTGGGTCGTCCCCATCCTGTACGCGCTGGGGATGAGCCTCTTCGAGGCGCCCGTCCGGAACCCGCAGTTCGTCGGCTTCGGTAACTACGTCGCCGTCGTCACGGACGACGGCTTCGTCAACGCCTTCACCAACAGCATCGTCTACGCCGTCTCGACGACGGTCCTGAGCCTCCTCCTCGGGCTCGGCCTCGCGCTCGCCATCAACCAGCGCATCAGAGGCGGCGTGGCGCTCCGCACGCTGATGATCTTTCCCTATCTGCTGCCGACGCTCGTGGTCATCTTCCTCTGGAAGTTCGTCCTCGACCCGAACATCGGCATCCTCAACCAGTACCTCGTCGACTGGGGGCTCTTCGAGGAGCCCATCGCCTTCTTCTCGACGCTGACGTGGGCGATGCCCGCGGTGGTGATAACGAGCGTCTGGAAGTTCGCCTCCTTCGCCTTCTTCATCCTCCTCGCGCGCCTGCAGTCCATCGACCCGGACCTCTACGAGCGCGCTCGCGTCGAAGGGGCGTCGTCGTGGCAGGCGTTCCGCGACATCACCTTCCCGCACCTTCGGGGAGCGATTCTCATCATCCTCCTCGTCCGCGGCATCTGGATGTTCAACAAGTTCGATATCATCTACCTCTCCACGCGAGGCGGGCCGCTCGACGCGACGACGACCCTCCCGATTCGCGTCTTCGAAATCGCGTTCGAACAGGTCGCGTTCGGGCAGGCCACCGCGCTGGCCGGCGTGATGTTCTTCTTCCTCGCTGCCGTGGCCGTGGTCTACTTCACCGTCTTCACGCCCGCCGAGGAGGTGACCGGCTGA